The following proteins are encoded in a genomic region of Nitratireductor sp. GISD-1A_MAKvit:
- the rplE gene encoding 50S ribosomal protein L5 — protein sequence MANAQYQPRWKKKYDEVIRKELLETFKYENEMQVPRIEKIVINMGVGEATGDSKKPASAADDLARISGQKPVITRASKSIAGFKVREGMPLGTKVTLRKDRMYEFLDRLVTIALPRVRDFRGLNPKSFDGRGNFAMGLKEHIVFPEINYDQVDEIWGMDIIVCTTAKTDDEARALLKAFNFPFRQ from the coding sequence ATGGCTAATGCTCAGTACCAGCCGCGCTGGAAGAAGAAGTATGACGAGGTGATCCGCAAGGAACTCCTCGAAACCTTCAAATACGAGAACGAGATGCAGGTGCCGCGCATCGAGAAAATCGTCATCAACATGGGCGTTGGCGAGGCCACCGGCGATTCCAAGAAGCCAGCTTCGGCTGCGGATGATCTCGCCAGGATTTCGGGCCAGAAGCCGGTCATCACGCGTGCCTCCAAGTCGATCGCCGGCTTCAAGGTGCGTGAGGGCATGCCGCTTGGCACCAAGGTCACGCTCCGCAAGGACCGCATGTACGAATTTCTGGATCGGCTGGTGACGATCGCGCTGCCGCGCGTTCGCGACTTCCGCGGCCTCAATCCGAAAAGCTTCGATGGCCGCGGCAACTTCGCCATGGGCCTCAAGGAGCACATCGTGTTCCCTGAAATCAATTACGACCAGGTCGATGAGATTTGGGGAATGGACATCATCGTCTGCACGACTGCAAAAACCGACGACGAAGCGCGGGCCTTGCTCAAGGCCTTCAACTTCCCGTTCCGGCAGTAA
- the rpsN gene encoding 30S ribosomal protein S14 — translation MAKVSAVEKNKRRRKLVDRYAAKRAALKAIIKDQSKPIEERFQAQLKLSALPRNSSKTRIRNRCDVTGRPRAYYRKLKMSRIALRELGNNGLIPGLVKSSW, via the coding sequence ATGGCAAAAGTCAGCGCAGTCGAAAAGAACAAGCGTCGGCGCAAGCTGGTTGATCGCTATGCTGCCAAGCGTGCAGCGCTCAAGGCGATCATCAAGGATCAGTCGAAGCCGATCGAGGAGCGCTTCCAGGCGCAGCTCAAGCTTTCTGCTCTTCCACGCAATTCCTCCAAGACGCGTATTCGTAACCGGTGCGATGTTACCGGGCGTCCGCGTGCGTATTATCGCAAATTGAAGATGTCGCGTATCGCGCTGCGTGAACTGGGCAATAACGGGCTCATCCCGGGCCTGGTTAAGTCGAGCTGGTAA
- the rpsH gene encoding 30S ribosomal protein S8, with product MSVNDPLGDMLTRIRNAIGRNKPKVSTPASRLRARVLDVLKSEGYIRDYSQIDYDNGKSEIEIELKYAEGGSVIREIARVSKPGRRVYVSVRSIPQVANGLGIAILSTPKGVMADHEAREQNVGGEVLCQIF from the coding sequence ATGTCCGTTAATGATCCGCTCGGCGATATGCTGACCCGCATCCGCAATGCCATTGGCCGTAACAAGCCGAAGGTATCAACGCCGGCTTCCCGTCTTCGCGCACGCGTGCTCGATGTTCTGAAGTCTGAAGGCTATATCCGTGATTATAGCCAGATCGACTACGATAACGGCAAGTCCGAGATCGAGATCGAGCTGAAGTATGCCGAAGGTGGCTCGGTGATCCGTGAGATCGCCCGTGTTTCCAAACCGGGCCGTCGGGTTTACGTGTCGGTCAGATCCATTCCGCAGGTTGCGAATGGGCTTGGTATCGCCATCCTTTCCACGCCCAAGGGCGTAATGGCTGATCACGAAGCTCGTGAACAGAATGTGGGCGGCGAGGTGCTCTGCCAGATCTTCTGA